In Huiozyma naganishii CBS 8797 chromosome 5, complete genome, the genomic window CTTTGCGCTACAGTTGAACGACTTGCtcaagaaagaggaggataACTGTGACGCGGCAATGACACCGCGTGTAAAGGCCCCCAGGAAGAGACTCACGCCTCACCAGAAGGAGGCTCATAACAAGATAGAAAAACGGTACAGGATCAATATCAACATGAAGATCACaaagttgcaacagatcATTCCCTGGGTCGCTTCGGAGCAAACTGCGTTCGAGACGGACCACAAGTTGGGGAAGCAACAGGCTACATCGACAAGACTCAACAAGTCCATGATCTTGGAGAAGGCCGTGGACTACATTCTGTACCTCCAAAATAACGAACGACTGTACGAGATGGAGGTGATGAGACTCAAGAACGAATTGGAGACGTACAAGAGAACCGCTGGTTCCAAATGAAAACGCCTCCGTCTCCCCCCATCAATCACGACTATTATAAATTCATATTGCTTATGTGGACACATCTTCTACGACACAACGAAGTGTTGTACTCACTTTGACGAAATATCCTCTCTTTTAATGACCAAACATACATCAGAGCAGTAAACATCCTGCTCCCCATGCTATTTCTTTACATCCTCTTTATTACATATACTACTCTATACACGAACTGATATACCGCAATCCTTGCAGTGCACATTGCAATTGACCCAAGGGCTCAAGGCACCTCTTCTTCGAAATGACACCGCTCCCAGCGATGacgttgaaaaaaattttcagtgaaaattttgattagaattgaacaagagaagagatcaaagatACCGTTATTGAAGAGAGTTCATAGCTGACACACACGGCCAAACACCTTACGATACGATGGCGAAGAAgggaaagaagaaccaGCAGAACTACTGGGATGAGGAGTACGCGGAGGACTCCCCCGAGACCGCGGAGGAGGTCGGAGCGCCTGCACCAGAGAGTGCCGGTGGCGATGCAAGCCCTGCAGAGGCGactgctgaagaagaagtcgcTGAAGGTGACTTCATGGCTGCTTTGAAGCagtcgaagaagaaacaggcGACGAAGGAGGACGCGAAGCCGCTGCTGAAGtcgaagaaggagaaggagaaggagaagaaggagctagagaagcagaagaagaaagaactcgcagcgaagaagaaggcaCAACAGCAGTCgcagaaggagaagaacaaagagCTGCAGAAGCAGAACGCGGAGAAATTGGCGGCCGCCAAGAAGGGCAAAGATACTGGGGCTGGTGAACAGCCTGCAAGTAGTGGAAGCACTCCCGCTGGTACCGCGGCGAAGAAACCGGCTAAGAAAGTGCCCGCTGGTCTTGCAGCTCTTCGGAAACAGTTGGAGCTGAAGAAACAAttggaagaggaggaacgTTTGGCcagagaggaggaggagaaggcCGAAAgggaggaagaggagagacTCGCcaagcaagaacaagagaacgAGAAAATCAGACAGGCtaagaaggagaaagagagagcgAAGCGTGAGAAGTTGAAATCCGAGGGGAAACTTCTGTCCAAGAAGCaaaaggaggagaagaaacttttggaaagaagaagggcCGCACTTTTGGCCTCCGGTAACGTCAAAGTGGCCGGTCtctccaagaaggaggatgacgacgaggagaccGCTAAGCCAAAGAAGGTTGTTTacgggaagaagaagaagaagttcgCGGAAGATCACCTTGCTGAATCCCGCGAGAACGCTGCCACTGGGAAAGCGGACGATAAATCTCAATCGTCAGGTGCCGCCGCCGTAGGTGAGGACGTCTTGATCGACGATTGGGAGAATCTGGACCTGGGTGACGATGAGCCAGTCGAGGAGAACGATTACGAGGAAGCGACAACTTCTG contains:
- the KNAG0E00420 gene encoding basic helix-loop-helix domain-containing protein (similar to Saccharomyces cerevisiae TYE7 (YOR344C); ancestral locus Anc_7.47) — protein: MNSLIANTNMENSTGKSAAPSFDAWMFQPEQLAAAASGAGNFKLGSKRSSLSLADSDSSSWFEPLENILSSASTSSMGSPLPVEAGAGADVAVKYEDPFALQLNDLLKKEEDNCDAAMTPRVKAPRKRLTPHQKEAHNKIEKRYRININMKITKLQQIIPWVASEQTAFETDHKLGKQQATSTRLNKSMILEKAVDYILYLQNNERLYEMEVMRLKNELETYKRTAGSK